In the Drosophila teissieri strain GT53w chromosome 3R, Prin_Dtei_1.1, whole genome shotgun sequence genome, ATCTGAACAAAACTGACATGTAAAGCAATAAATAATgcgtttaaaattaaatttctttcttgAGAAACTTTAATACACTTCGGATTCCTATTTATCTACTTTAAGCTAGAAAACTGCGGTAAATCATTGACTTTCCAAAAGGTACTcaataaattttgtaaaacACATCTTAAAACAGATACAGTTCCTTTTCTAATACAAACCCATTAgtgtaataaaatttgtaaaattagTATTGAGAGACAAAAGGCAAGGGCAAAATGTGAGACTACAAGAATCCATGCCCGAAATCCAGTAAACACCTATGGGATATAAACAATCTTCGGATTAGCCTGCCCCTCTAGCTGGCATTAAGTAGAGTTCCTCTGCTGCACTTTGTCAAGTGGCTCCATGTTGGAGATCACACCTCaggcacttccacttccacatcctcTTCCGTCTGTCTGCTGCAGGCACCACATCCACGTGCACATCCTGTTTACACACCGTGCGTATTTACCCTAAAAACTCGGACTGAAAACTGCGCTCAAAGCAACTTTAACTattagcatttaattaaagttcaTTTGCCGGGCGACAGGCGAGGTCATTTCCACCCACTTCAGCTGGCTGGTTAGCAAGACTTAAGCCCACGGGAATGGGGAAGTGATGAGCTCTTGCCCTGGAATCCTGCCAGGATCCAGGTAGTTCGGTTGGCTTTGGCCACGAATATGCAAGCTGCACCTGGTGCTCAAAGGACAGACAGGTCCTGGTCGCAAAATGTGTAATGACTGTCGAGGAGATGAGCTCTCGGGTGCGGGTGTGAACTTAAAGAGAATGACCGACCAGCTCGCTGGCGGAGAAATAAAGTtgcttttcaaaataaattcgttttgagttttatgcaaattgtatacaaccaacagcaacaacaacaagagggCAAACAAAGGCCAGACGAAATGCATGGCACAAACTTTGCCAACTTGGCTGGTTGCAGTTGTAGTTGCTGAtgttgatgtggatgtgaatgtggatggggatgttGCTCTTCCTGGTGGTTGGGGGCGGCTTTGATGGCATCAAAGTGAGCTTGTCGTTGTGCAGACAAATGTTACGTACTCTCGTCACACTCTTACGTATGCAAATGTCCCATGCCATTGCCGGCGCAATGCTGCAGTGCGTCCTCCACAATTGACAATtgttgaaaatgcaaatggaaatggaaatgccaaGACATGTGCCCAACAGCCACACCAGCAATTCATACATATGCCATGGATAATGGATACTGGGTACTGTAGGTGTGTTGGGGGTGGTAAAGGGCCATGGAGGTAAAGACAAATGCAAAGGCGTTGTCTCTACTATCATCATCCGGCGACGACATCTCCTCAGATAAGATAAACGACGCAAagtcaacagcaacaactggtTGGGGACGgtgtgcactgcaaaaaatgcaATGGTTAATTTCGCAATAGTATGCTACAGAAGCTGTAGTATGCCTTTCTTAGCAGGAAGCTCCACTAACTTTAAACTGATGACttctttaaaatgtatgaCATTTATAATCCTAAACATCAATTTTCTCTATTGTATTCTGTAtaaaatacacacataaaaatagtttaatcaaattgtattatatatttatgtatttgtattatttttatacccgttactcgtagagtaaaagggtatactagattcgttgaaaagtatgtaacaggcagaaggaagcgtttccgaccatataaagtatatatattcttgatcaggatcaatagccgagtcgatctggccatgtccgtctgtccgtccgtctgtccgtccgtctgtccgtccgtctgtccgtctgtccgtccgtatgaacgtcgagatctcaggaactacaaaagctacaaagttgagattcagcatgcagactccagagacatagaagcagcgcaagtttgtcgattcatgttgccacgcccactctaacgcccacaaaccgcccaaaactgccacgcccacacttttgaaaaatgtttcgatattttttcatttttgtgttagtctccttaatttctatcggtttcccaaaaaaatatttgccacgcccaccctaacgcccacaaaccgccaaaagctgccacgcccacacttttcaaaaatgttttaatattttttcatttttgtattagtcttgtaaaattctatcgatttgccaaaaaactttttgccacgcccactttaacgcccacaaaccacaacccacaaaaactgtgagtgttgtgtgaCCTGcacactttcaccatctgagtaacgggtatcagatagtcggggaactcgactatagcgttctctcttgttgtatactatttttatatacatatgtaggtacaTACATTTTTCCTAGTGCATGTGGGAAAGGACAGtgtaaataagtaaatacgGCATTCGTAGCCCACCGCAGGCCGAAATAAATTCTCAAGTGCAAATGAGGTAAATGACAAGAGGTACGAAACCATCATAACCTCTGACCTGCCACCCCCCCACTGACCCGAAAACGCCCACTTTGTCGAGCATTTGACAGTCGAGAGCAAACATGTCCAAGATGAACatccattttgcatttggcaaatgaaaagcgggaaagctACAACTGACGTACTAGCTGGCAGACAGCTTGTCTATGCAGCAGGCCATCTCTATCCAATCCATCTGGGCctgcaaatgtatctgtatctggtaTCCAGTATCTGGCACTTGTATCTTTTCCCTCTGTCTGCCTTTTGCAGCTTCATCAAATATTTAGCGCCAGGCAGGCGGCTTTATCTCGGGGGAACTGGAAGGAGGGACAAATAAGCGCATTCATTGTGTTCGTTCAGTGTAAATACGAATCGGATGTAGCACTGCTTGGAAAATAACAACTTTGAAAACTTAAGTGCCTAGCTCGACTAGTTAGGTACTGTAAGGAAATGAGAAAATGAATTGGGCTTACTGAAACACTAcaacacaaatttaatttgccttaTAAAAtccacatatttatatattcaaagTTAAGAGATTTGTTCATACAAATATTCAAACCATTTTTCTGATTTTATTAAGTGTACCGATAAGAATATTCCAGAGATTTCTCTTAAATTGAATATGGAATTTCTGGATTCCTGGGGTTGTTTTATATGTAGTTTCTTTTTGGTAATTCAATCGATATGCCAATTTATCACTTTCCAGCGGGCACTCGCTTGTTTTGTTAGTTTTTCCGTAAGTACTTTTTCCACTGCACTTAATAGCATCGTCctaaaatacatacaaaaaacTGCGAGCTGTCCAATCACTAATGaattaaacaaactttaaGGGCATCGATGTTGTTCCTCGTTGAAAcgtaaatttattaaaccacCCACACCTTCGAAAACCTCAGAAACGCTATATACCCCTGCAGCAGATGCTATATAGAGAGCAGTCCGAACTACCCTGGCAAAAATGGGGGTGTGGAGCAGTGCCAACGACCAacgagcagcggcagcaacaacaactgcaagcGGCACAGCCAAAAagccggcaacaacaaacgtCCGCACTGTACCACGCCGGCAACATGTTGCGTGTTGCTGCCGAGCGAGCATTGCACTGTGTGCGTGTTGCTTGTCTCGCTTCCACTTGAAATGTTGCCAAGAAGCCGGCCAGCAACATTAGCAGCATTTCGAAAACTTGTTTTCAACGTAGTTGGGTTTAGTTTACTTTGAGACGGCGACGCAGGTGGACGTGTCCGAGTGCGAGCGAAAAAGAGCGATAAACGCGAGCGAACCGcgttataaaataatacaaaaacaacaacagcagcaagagctcagttcagttcagtgtTTGTCTTTAGTTTTATGGCGCACGCTGCGCGTCAGGTAGTTTTTCagatgtatatatgtacacacgAGCATATATGTCTATAATGTTTTTTGTGATTCGTCTCGCGGCAATGTTTTATGGCTGACAAAACCATCGAGCGTGTAAAGGTTTTGCACTGACCGTACGACAAAAAAAGAAGTGGTGTACATTCTGGATGTAAAGTGCTAGTGTTTACCCTTTTTGCCGGGATTACTCATCATCGCATCGGCACATCATCGCCACCATCATTATCATTCGTTTAGAAACGGGCAACTTTACGAAATCCCGAAAACCAGTATCGCTGTGCCCAAGTATCTGCAAGATACGTGAGGCAGTCCAGACCACATATTGGAATTTACTTAACACGTATGCAACACGCACCCATACCAGTTAACATCGAGCGGGACCCATTGGATTTTGGAACCGAAAACTACAGGGTAGGTAAAATCGTTTGTAATCGGGGTTTCTTCTCGGGAAAATGCAGAGAgacaaacactcacacacttgaCCAGCTGCGTTTTTCCACCCTCACCATAAAACCTAATGATTCCGAACTACCTGTTTTTTGGATTGACCCTGGTTTTCCCATTAGCCGCCAGAGGAGATTTCACTGCACCAACATACCATGTAGTCCATATATCGGAAAGCTGTGTGgctatttataaatatagatACCCTGCGTTTTGGGGCCCAGGCTCAAATCCGGTTTTCCATACCCATATATCCCCCAGCCCAGCCATCAATTCAATTTCTACTGGCTGAGTGAGTTTTTAACTCTCAGAAGAATCTCCATCTCCAGGTCGAGCATCTTCTTCGCTGAAGATTTCTGAAGAGAGCTGGTTTCTGCGGGCCGTTTTCTTTTCCCtcgctttgttttctttcgtttcgttttcgttttttactATTTGCCGATCGTCGTGGTGATCATCATGATGCTGTGGCTTATTGCCGCCAAGATTTTGTCtactttttttgtattgttttgttttttttttgggtttctgCTTTTTGCCGATTGAAGGTGCATGGCCTTATTTACCCAGTTTCCAAATCGCTCACCGATTTCTGCTTATTCTGTTTTGGGGTTTGTTTTGAGGTATTTGCTGAATCACACGGGGATCATTTGAATCTTTTAGCCAGACAGTCGCTGTGGGGAATTGGTATTGGATTTTTACTTGAGAGTCACACCCAGTCCGTGGCGAATAAGCCACAGTATCCCGCTCCGGAATTGACTCACGGCCAAACAATGCGACATGCGGCGAAGTGCCGGGGGGCCACCACACTGGCTTGggcaaaaaagagaaaaaatcaaaatgcaaaacttgttgctaataaacaacaattacaacaacaaaaacaagttcAGCTAACCACAAAAATGCTGGCAGCAAAACACTAGAGTCGTTGCCCAGGAGCTCCACTCTCCACACACCAAAACAAGTCGGCGTATGGAGCCATTttctgatgttgctgctgtcacACTAGCCATtcgccaccagcaacagcaacaccaagagcaacagcagcaatttgttgttgcagcaCTGGGAAAAAAGGTGCTAGATatgattaaattttaatacttaatattttacaCATGGTATTCTAAATAAGAGAACTTAAAGAACTTTTGAATAGCCATAAAGTGTagcaaagtaaataaacattCTGATCCCGATTCTACCAGTCATAAATAGGAATTTTGATCAGTGCATGTGTAAATTTTTGTCGCCATGTGAAGACCATAAAAAGCGGCCAAGTGGCCAGCTGCCTCAGCTTTCCTCTGGAAGCCACAGACCAGAGAACGGCCATAACTGTGTCAGTGTGCAACTAGAAGAGGTCTAAGCCTATTAAGCACACTGGCTTAAGATCGGCCTATGCCAGGAGGTAACACCCGTAGCTCCGAAGCGATTAAGTGTAATTAATGCCGACAGGTGTCGCTGAATTGGCGCAAGCTCAAAGAGATTGCAATGCCCTAATTGGAGATTCCAATTAGGAGATATACCCCACTTCCGACACTTCAAAGGCCAGATTTCCACTAGTTGCTCTCTTTATTCACGTGATTAGCATGTGGGCCGTTCCTGATCATCATGTCACTGCCCAGTTTCCGGGCTATTCCACCTCCTCTTGACTCCGGCGGACGCACCTGGTTACCTTGCGCTTGAACTCCGCGTAATTCTCACGGTACTCCTTGGCCGCATCCACATTGGCGGCCGATTCATCATTGGGATCTGTGAGCATAGAGATCACGGAAAGAAGGATCGTCTCCACGGTGTGCACCGGTAGCCAGCGCTCCTCGGCCTTCTCGTAGCCCCACTTATCGTCACCCGGTTCGTGCAGGATCGAGATGCAAACGTCGCCGGCCTTGTCGATATTGGGATGCCATATTTCGGTGATGAACTTCATCTTGGGCGGGCGCAGTGGGTACTCCTTTGGGAAGATCAGGTGCGCCTTAAAGAAGCCGCCCTCGTAAAGCGTGTCCGGGGGACCGATGATCACCACCTCCCACTTGAAGATGTCCGAGTCGCTTACCAGACCGGCGGAGAAGCCCTCAACGGGATGGCGCTGCAGCTCGGAAAGCTGGCGTTTGAGCAGTAGCGATGCTTGCAGTTCGGACATGTCACTGGACTGGGGGGATTACCGCCATCAGTGGGATAAACTATTGGTATGATCACATTTGTACTTACTGGAATTTTGTTCAATTATTTCGAGTCACTTTCTGGTTTACTTCTACGGAGGCTGAACTACGCTCAATGCGACTTGTCAGCTTGCCGAAAGAAAACTCATGCGGCGACTACTTCGATCTATAATCAGGATAACTAGTCACTTTCACTAGACAAATGTTAACGTGACggtatgaaaaaaaaacttaatggATACATACAGCCGGGGACGTATAAATAGCACACATCAGAACAGTAACTTTAGATCGATTATTTCAGAAGTATTTGGCTTTCGATTCCAAAAATTTTGATGTGAATCGATTATTGCTCTCTTCTACATGACGTACAACCCAAAAATTTACCgttatcatttttttcttctgctttatgcttaattttcgTTCGCGAGCGACTATTTAGCGTGGTCACAGAAATAGCACACTTTAAAGAACTTACAGCAAATTCCGTGTAAAAAGTGGTTTTCCTAAGTATAGGCTGTATATAGAAAGCATCTATTTCATAAAGCGATTTAATACAGCTTATACATTTTTAGGATATAAAGCCTAAGAGACGCATAAAAAATCAATTCCTTTTGGAATGTGTGGCTGCAATATCTTTACAATTGTAGCCCTTTGAATGGCGATGTTCAGAAACTATCTCCAAAGAAATAATCTTGAAAGCGACTTGAAAGTTTCCATTATGAGCTCTTTGGCTGTTGGTCTGGAATAAGTCCAAGGAAAGTCCAAGTCCCTCTTTCCTTTCATTTCCCAGCACTTTCCTGCAATTACTTGGCCGTTGCTAATGCGACTGGTGCCACTCTTTTtgcctttaatttttctttgccCGTGGTGGCTGAATGGAAATTATGATGGCCGCCACATTGTAGCCGCTTGGTTTTGGCCTTTCGTAATTGCGCACAAATGTTGGGCCAGCGATTTTTTTGCTGGCCTGCAACTTCGACCACGACGTGTGGTTCCATCGACTGTTTCTCTGCCTTTTGCCAATTGCATACTGCTTCGGCATTTGAAAATCCGCAACGTTAGCTGAGTATCTGACTATCTGGGAAACTGAAATTATGTTGCCGCAAATGTGTGAATCGTTAATGTTTCGATGCTGCCAGCTGGGGCATTTTGTGCTTGGTCTTGCCACTGCCGGTTTTTCAAGTTTTCCCTGCAGCGAGTTTTCGCACAAAAATTCCTTTCCTATTTTTTCTTAGCATTATTACTGTTGTAATAACATTTACTTAGCATCGGTGCAAAACGCAACAATAAAATCATGTAGAGTTCCTCTTAGAAAACGCAGTCGGATTCGAAATTTGCTAAATTATCCAGCACATGCCAAATGGAGAGGGGGCGGAGGCTTCAAAACATGTTTGTCCAGAACACAGACACATAAGACcgacagctgctgctgctcggccGGTTCCTCCAGCTCTTCCAGCTCATTCCATATCTCCATATTCATCCGACTCTGCCCATTTAAGTGCCACATGTCGTAGACGGTCTTCTTAGCTTCTTGTAGATCCCGCAGGGAAAGCGATATGACAGCGAGAGCCGGGAAACTCACACGTGCCACAGCGCTCCTCCCAGCAAAACTCGATTTTCCATTCTCTACACTCGGGGAAAAACGCCCACTACAATTAAGATTAGTTGGCGCTGGGAAATTGGGTGCTAAGTATCTCATcagataataaaattaaattaatagtTGAATAAATGTCAAACTGCGATTGGCTTAGGTCATTTTGTTGCGAAATAAATTAGTGTTTAAATAATGACggataaatgtatattttatccGAATGTCGAAATtataattcaaatgcaaattaatactttatttattgtctGTTTAATGACCCATAAATTGgcatttataacattttttttctaagGGAGTGACGATAACGTTTTCATGGAGATAAATACGGTCTCACTTCTTAGGCCTTTCTTTTTcaatgtaatttttaaattatgtatttgaaaatatatttttcagtgTATAGGACGTGACATAATTTTATGTGGTAGTGGTTTGTAGGAGATTTCTAGGTAAAGGTTTCTAAAAGGACATGTGTGCTATGTGTTCCCAGAGCACTGAATAAAGAATGGTCGCTAATGTTTCAACCTGAATTTGACTTCAGTTATTAGCTCCCCCAATTGATCTCTGTGTAGGAAAAGTGTCGCGCTCGTGCTCATTGCTGAAGTGATAAAGTGACTTCGCCTCGGCCGCTTTTCCGCCGATTTCGGCTGACTTTGTGGAATTGATTTCCAATATTCATTAAGACGCCCACACGCAAACACAGGCACCGACGCGGGTTCGTTGCCATGGCATTTGATTGAAAAGTTGGAGGGGGATGTCCATTAAAATGGGGGTGTCTAAGTTCATCTGTTCAGTTTATGTTCTTTTTTCTTTGAGGGCGTGGCGGTTGCATGTGACAATTGCATTTCCGGCAATACCAGCATACTTCCACTCCTCAATATTCCCTGAAATTCTCTCCCTTTGCTCAAACAATTTCAGGCTTCCAGAgttctttttttgggtttggcCTCCGTTTCGCAGCGGAGCACCTGCTCTCTCCAGGCTGCGTGCCTCAAATTGCTGGCTCATGCTGCGTCCATCAAACAGCTGACGGCGTCGATCAATTGAAATGGCTTTTCCCCCGTTTTTCCATCGCCCTATAATGTTGCATCGCGACCGTGTTGCGGCGGTGATGACTTCCTGTATCTAATGACGGGGCAACCTGCTGATGAATTGTCTTTCAAGTTGATCATAAAACATATTAATAGCTTCTCTAGCAGGCATGCAATATCATAAAATTGGTAGGCAGCCACAATGATATATTTACAATCTCTTATTCATGACTAACATCTTTTGAAACATTAATTTAGAGTTTAACCAAAATACCTTGAGATATGAATATAACTAAGAATGCattctaattaaaatgaacTCGAAGCTTAACGACATGATTTAAACCTGGAGCGGAGCAAGacacttttaaataaatacaaatgtgCACCATAAAAACATGTCATTGAGCTGCACAAACTTGCCAAGCAGTGCAAAAACATCACCTCTCCCTGCGCTTCTCATAAATTCAAGTTAAGTGAGTGACCAACTGGATTTTAGTACTTTATTGGCGCTCTGAGTTATGCACACCCATTTTTGTTGCCCCCGGCACACAATTTCCAATTGCATGCAGAAATATGAGGAGGAATTGCTCTGCTCGGAAAACTGGCCATTATATCGTTCCGCATAGAGGGAGCAAAACAATGCTTAAGAGAGAACTCAATAAATTgcagaaaagcgaaaagtggaaagaacgcaaaataaacaagaacgaaactgcaaataaaaaaacaaaaataaatagaaagaaaaacaagctTTCCACTTGCAGTTTTAATGTGTTCTGTGCGTTGTTCCTCGTTTTATAATTGAGTTGGCAGTTGCAGCTAAAGTTGGAGTTGCAGCCGTGCACTCATCGCCACCCGAAACCCATCCGCATTTTCCTACCCAACCGAAGGATGCCCctttttcccagttttcccccTTGAAGTGGGAGTTGCCACCGGGATTCGGGTACGTTGGTGCTCGTTCGTGTGCACTGAATGCGAAAAACTTCTGCACACTTTGCGACCGAAACGCGatattataatatacatatttctcatatttttattattattattttcataacACTCGGCCCAGTCCGGACGTACCTTTGTGCGCTGCATTGAAATTGAGGCAcaaactcaaactgaaacCATAATGCTCGGGGATCTGGTGCACTGCTGCCAGACAAAAACCTCCATCCTTGCGGTGGGTTTCGTAATGAGCGTTTCCGTCAAAGCCTTTTCCTCGTTCATACACTTGGCGAAATTTAGCATGGTTTAATAGTGTCAATTATTTGCATGCACTTTTTATTCAGTGATTGTGTCAAACCTTataatgttttatttgcatttgcgaACTGTTAGATTCCATATAGATTTGggaatatatttcttttatccATATCCTATCAAataattttgatatttatagATCTTAGCTTCGTTTCAATATCTAAttgtttctttaattttattttcagaatTTTGCCTGATATTACGGTGAGTTTTAAAAGGTCCCAAGCCatgcaaataatataaacGTATTTTATATGTAGTAAGCCTATTACAAGTGCATGGTCAATCGTACAGCATTTAAAAGGGCATTTTCTTTCCATAACCACATGCCGCACATGCACAGGTTTCAAACTGGATCGCCACTATATAATTGCTCAATTTCTTGCTTCATTAACGGGTTTTTCTTTGCATTTGGTCAGTAATTTGTCGGACCCAATGAAAGATCACTCAGGAAGCCAGAAACTCTTAATTTGTCCGACCATAAACGTTTGCCCCTTCCCATATATCATTTTCCTATTCCAACCGAGAACCCATAAAGTGTGAAGTGTGAAGCGTTATGCGTACGACTGTTTCGTAACTCACTTACTTATAGGGCCGGACAAACAAATGAGCAAAAGTGTGCTACTGGGGCCTGAATCAGGAAATCTGGGGAGCCCCTTCTACCAGATGAACCGTTAGACAGTGCCGATGGCGCCCGCAGAGTTCGTTTACTCCACTTTGCCGCCAAGAAAATTCAATGGAAAGAAAGGGCAGTCACGGAAAAAGAGTCGAAAAACCCCGAGCAACAttatttgtagtttttatttcttttatttttgttgtattcgtactcatctttttttttgctagaCCATTACgtttttaaaagctttgcttttgctggccGGCTGTTCTGGTTTTCCGGGTGATGAGGGGGGCCTAGACTAGGGCTAAAAGCGGAAAAAATATCCAAGCTTGGCCTGAAAAAGtgcttattaaatttaatgacaGCACGTTTGCTTGCGAAAAGCGATTCgacgtttttgtttttttttatttttaatttggctttttTCCAACCTTTTGGTTATATAGCTTTTTTGagtagttttttatttcgtatttgGTTTATTGAGGGCTGAGGCTCATTGAGAGCACTGGGGCCATAACAGCACAGTCTTTAAGTTTAATTATGTGGCAGGTCTTCTTGGCCCGGACTCCATGAAGGGGTCGTAATGGTCATAATAGTTATACGGTTTCAATTGAAATGGTAACAAATTTCATTGCTCGTGCGCCAAACGAAAGTTATCTttgattaattatttctttccGGTTATCTTTAAAGAGTGGAATAacaaaaatttacaaaaagtctgaaaacagaaaataaatagaattataTTTCTTGGAATTTATAATCGGATTAAATGATTGAACCAGTTTTTTGATTTGTTGGTTCATTATGATGGAAAGTTGTACTTCGATATAAAGGGCCTTTTGTATCAACTATAAAACCATCTTTACCTATTAATACttatattaatttcattatgcAAGATACGTAAATACTTAATTATGAAATGGTGTACTAGTTTGTAATTAGTAAGCCTTTGCTATAAGATTATAGCtaactttattttctaaatagCCCTGATTGAGCCCAGTTATCAACCCATCAATCAGTTTCCTTTCAGAGAAGGCAAACTTTTATCCAATCCTGTCGTGATTTCCGCCAACCCCTTTGGCCAACTGTCGCCTAAGATTTCTCACAATTATGAGCAACAAACTGGCATAAATTTATGACTGGCCGTCAGTCAGTTTGGCATTTGCAGTAAACAGGCAGtgaaagtattttttaattaaatgccccAAAGGGGGACTTCAATGAGCGCCATGAACCTGCAGGTTATGAGGCGGTAATTTGCAATTTCCCCGTGAAAAGAGCTGGCGTATTATTCAACTGGTTTCTTGGTATGTGAAGTGTGGAGCTGGGGTTTGGTTTACCTGCTCGTTGAACTTCAAAATGTGCGgggaaaaagtgaaattttcgCTTTGTGGCCAAGTTAATGAACTGCGCAAAAATCTCGACAGGAAGCAACTTTGTAACATTAGCACAGTTCCCCCATCTTGAACGAAAACTATGCTAATTTCTCGGCTGCTGGGGAGGACTTATGAAATgaattcattttctttttaatcaaaagtaaaaacaaaagacatGCGGAAGGGCGGAATCGGTTGCGTGTCGAGGCGTTGGCCACAACTGTTGACTACTTTATTCACACAATTACAGCCGGCGAATTTGCATTCGTTTCCTCcgccacattcacattcacctGTTCAGTTTTACCTGTCATGCTCGACTGAATTTTGCTTCGAGGGAGCCGCTTCACTTgttaacaattaaaagacAAACCCTTGACTTTGGTCTAGACTCTGGAGACTTTTGTCTTCTGTCTTTTGAAGTTCGCCCACTGACCTGGGCTCCATCTAATTAGCTTTCCTTTGACAAAGCCATCGTTTTTTACGTTTGAATTAGCATTTTCTTACGAAATGCTCAATTCAAAGCTGGCTgctatataaataattcaaaactgACCCGCggctttcatttcatttcatttcatttggtctctttgggcttcgttttgtttttctccaTTTGTTTTCCATGTGACGCAGCAACA is a window encoding:
- the LOC122622012 gene encoding probable ubiquitin-conjugating enzyme E2 7, with the translated sequence MSELQASLLLKRQLSELQRHPVEGFSAGLVSDSDIFKWEVVIIGPPDTLYEGGFFKAHLIFPKEYPLRPPKMKFITEIWHPNIDKAGDVCISILHEPGDDKWGYEKAEERWLPVHTVETILLSVISMLTDPNDESAANVDAAKEYRENYAEFKRKVTRCVRRSQEEVE